One part of the Rhodococcus oxybenzonivorans genome encodes these proteins:
- a CDS encoding DUF6084 family protein — MTELSFDVEEVLPEPYAVVPNLTARLRVAETTGAVVHAMALRCQVRLDPQRRRYTDREAEGLLDLFGPRARWTATLKPFQWMETSTVAQGFTGSTVVDLPLPCTYDFEVTASKYLHALEAADSPIPLMFLFSGTVFTRGVAGFGVERIPWDREATYELPVTVWRDLVSAHYPNTGWLRLDQDTLAALARYKSSHGLIGLDVAVSDLLQGAGEVIA, encoded by the coding sequence GTGACGGAGCTGTCGTTCGACGTCGAAGAGGTTCTTCCCGAACCGTATGCCGTCGTCCCCAATCTCACTGCCCGCCTTCGGGTGGCGGAGACGACGGGTGCCGTGGTGCATGCCATGGCCCTCCGGTGTCAAGTGCGGCTCGACCCACAGCGCCGTCGTTACACCGACCGGGAGGCCGAAGGGCTGCTCGACTTGTTCGGCCCGCGTGCGCGGTGGACAGCAACGTTGAAGCCTTTCCAGTGGATGGAGACCAGCACTGTCGCCCAGGGTTTCACCGGGTCGACCGTGGTGGACCTTCCGCTTCCGTGTACCTACGACTTCGAGGTGACGGCGTCGAAGTATCTGCACGCCCTCGAAGCCGCAGATTCACCGATCCCGTTGATGTTCCTGTTCAGTGGCACCGTCTTCACCCGGGGTGTTGCCGGGTTCGGTGTCGAACGAATTCCCTGGGACCGGGAGGCCACCTACGAACTGCCGGTGACCGTCTGGCGGGACCTGGTGTCGGCGCATTATCCGAACACGGGCTGGCTGCGCCTCGACCAGGACACGCTCGCGGCACTCGCGCGGTACAAATCGTCGCACGGCCTGATCGGGTTGGATGTTGCCGTCTCGGATCTGCTGCAGGGAGCCGGGGAGGTGATCGCATGA